The Oncorhynchus mykiss isolate Arlee chromosome 5, USDA_OmykA_1.1, whole genome shotgun sequence DNA window ATGACAGTTTGTGTAGGAATCTTATTCCTCAAGACATTTAGTATCTGATGGAAAACAATTACTTTTCAGTGAAAGAATTGGGAATGTGATTTATGATTAAAGTAGCGTTTTGAGGGCATAACCAGAACCTTTTAGTATGACAGGTTGAAGTGGGGGGGAAATAACCCCaattattttctgtattttcttCAAAACACCctaacacagacatacagtatttaTCCCAAACTATAAATGCAATAATATTTTGAGGTATTGTAATATGAACGTTGAAGTGTCAGTTTTAAAAGAAGCAGCATTACGTAGAAGGCTTGCATTTTGAATATATATGTTGTTGTGCAGGACGATTGTCCCGATGGTGAGGTCCCTGGTTACAGATGCAATCTGGTAGGGAACATAATCACTACTTTACTAATGAATGAGGTGTGAAACCCAAAATACAGAACTAAAATTAATTGAAATAAAAGCCTTGtttggctctgtctctctctgtctctctctcgtctttcattctttctttctttctttctttctttcttgtctTTCTCAAAATGTCTCGCTTGAAGACGTGAAAGAATCAGAACTGAATGTGCACTCCCCTCATGATACCGGTGGTCTCTGTTTATTCATCTCTGTTTTTGTGAACGTAAAAGCTGTTTTTGTCATTCTAAAGACTCGTATTGTGTCGTATTTTGCCAGGTAGGCTTCTTCAGGTAGTGGGATTGGGGACGCAGTACTCATAGCCGTGTGAGAATGTAGTCTTGATTAAGGATCAAGTTGATTTAGGGCCACCTAAGacatctgtcatgtattgtctcTGTGGTAAGTAGTAAATGAAGGTTATTAAAGAATGAAAAGAAAGATGTTGTACTGTACAAATAAATGACCTATGTTGGAATGACAGGAAAGCAGTGGAGATGGTTTGTTTAGGTTTTAATGATCCAGGCATTAGAAAGGTCTGAGCTTGCCTGAACTAAGTATTTCTATTCTATCTACATGGAACAGTGCAATCTGAGTTCCCCTCTCTGTTGGATATTTGGGTTCTTGTTGTTACCCAGTCGTCCATTACAGGCATATCTTATATCCTACAGTATGTGTTGCTAAAACTGTTTCTGTCCCCATTCTCCCCCTTTTTCAACTGCTGAATTGAAAGGATTGTAGAGTTGTGTGAACTACTCATTGGTTTACGTGTAAATGGACTAGGCTACCACATTCATAAAAGGAGTAAATCTGTGagatttactgtgtgtgtgtgtgtgtatcattgaAAGAACATGAACTGCATGTCTTGCTACAGTGGACTTACAGTGTAGATATTAAATAGAACAGTGGGATGGAGTTAGTGAATTATAACGGGAGTgagacactacactacatttcTCCATTGGGCTGGGTGAGACCGAAATACATTGTAATTTGTAGGTAATGCATACCGTTACAGCTGCCATACCCATTGGCTGTGTTGTGGTTAAGTATTACAGTAGTTATGTACACAGACTAACACCACTTCATACTCCTATTGGCCTGGAATGAATTTGATCATCTTTCACTGGCCCAGTCCAAAAACAACCCCTACCCCCTAGCCACTTCATGGGGATCTGAGAGGATTGTACGCTAAGCAATATGGCTAGCAGTCCACCAAGGCTAGAGGCAAGGGGCTAGGGTGTGTTTCTGGCCCAGGGCCTTTGTATTAACTCGTTGTTGCCGTGTTCCTGTGCAGTAGTGTAGTGTGAGTGTGCATGGAGATGCCAGTGagctgtccctctctgtccctgtcccccaGGCTGAGAAGATCGCCTCCCAGATGATCACTGAGGGACGCATGAACGGCTTCATCGACCAGATCGATGGAATCGTCCACTTTGAGAGTGAGTAGTTAGCTGTGCCCAGACTCCTCTATTGAAAGAAGTCTCCGGCTATGCCCGCTGCCCAGTCGGCTCTAGGAGGATGAGATGCCTCCCTCTCTAGGTTAGGACCTGGTTCCCGTGGCTCCTATCTGGAGCGACTATAATCCTAGGCTTGCTTTTTTGGAAGGACTTTGTCTTTTTCAGTGTCAGAATTTTTTTCTCAGCATTATTCCTTTTTTAAATAAGATACTtaactctctcgctctttccctccccctctcttgctctgtctttcAGCACGGGAGCCCCTGCCCACCTGGGACAAGCAGATCCAGTCTCTGTGTTTCCAGGTGAACAACCTGCTGGAGAAGATCACTGCGGCTGCTCCTGAGTGGACAGCCCAGGCCATAGAGGCTCAGATGACCCAGTAGACTGACTGACACCCCCTGGCATGGAACACATCACCCACACCGGGGCACCCcatctccctattccctatggagggtgccattttggacaaagCCCCCAATTGTTTCCCCTAGAGGttttggctggttggctgggcaAAGGTATGCAAGATCGTGCATCGCCGTACTCTACTGTGGACTGCAAACTCCAAATTGTTCAGTTGAAGCCAGATCCAGATGTTTTTTTGGCATGGGCTGATAGAGCTTCGCCGAgtgtcccgtctctctctctcgctctctctccctggagaCAAGTTCCAATCTGGTGGTTCTCCAGCATGTTTCTCTACTGTTGATTATGCTTGGAGGTTACCATTCATCTTTCTAGGACTAATTAATGGATGCTTGAATCCATTGGCTCATCAAGTTACCAGTTGTTGCCATCTCGTGTATACTTTGATTCAGACACTGGTGTCCCACAGTGAAGGTGTTTGTTATTCAGGTTGAAATGTGAAAGACACACGGGCAATTCCTACTGACACTCTTTATTTGTTGCTGTGTGCTCTTGTGCGAGGATCTTGTTACATTCTGTTTGGAGACATTTTGTCAGACCTGGAGTGCAACATCAACAAAGAGATGAATAAAAGTTGAAAAAGAAGTTTGTgtttaaaaaattatatatatatattctgcatAATCTGCTCTTTTTCATCACAATTTGTGTTCCTGCTATGTTTTATCCGGTTGAAGTTGCAAATTCAGACTTCTTCAGCAAGGTCCACGTTTGACACTTAGTGTCTTCCCCCTGGTTTCTCTGAAAGAGAACGTTTGAATCACAATTTACTTACACCCCGTCAGTAAGAATGACATTGTGCCAGTTTGATTAGACTACAGCGTGATACAGAAACTCAAATAGTTTATGGATGATAAATTGCagtagtaatcaataacaatgcttTACATAACCAGATTTAGCCATGCATTTTCTATACACAGTCCCCCTATAATCCAGATCCAAACAGCCTGTTTCCCTGTATAACAACTCATTGGCGTAAGTGACTCCGTTGGATCCACACACAGCTCTGTCCAATATGCTGGAACCTACAAGGGACAGCCAGGCAGCTGGTAGTTGTAGCACATGATGAGGAGTTGCATGTTGTGAGTCTTTCCTCCCAGAGTTTTAATTTGTTTAAATTGGCCAATATGTTTAGTTGCATAAGAAAAAGTAGTTGATTCAACTCTTCGTATCAAAATAACTAGAATTGGATACATTACCTTCTTAGAGTCCCCCCCCCCATCTGATGGACAAAACATTGACGTTATAAAGTGACACAACATTTACAATACATACAACCATTTACATTTCAATGGTAAAGAGCTATGCTTACTTGAGAGGCAGGGTGAGATGAGAAGAAGGAGAAAAGTAGGTTTTACCATGCATATTGACAACTGCAGTAGTCAGCTATGGTGAGTAATTCTCCTGGTAATGGTGAGTGATTCGCCTGGTAATGGTGAGTATTTCTCCTGGTAATGGTGAGTGATTCTCCTGGTAATGGTGAGTATTTCTCCTGGTAATGGTGAGTATTTCTCCTGGTTATGGTGAGTGATTCTCCTGGTAATGGTGAGTGATTCTCCTGGTAATGGTGAGTGATTCTCCTGGTAATGGTGAGTGATTCTCCTGGTAATGGTGAGTGATTCTCCTGGTAATGGTGAGTGATTTGCCTGGTAATGGTGAGTATTTCTCCTGGTAATGGTGAGTGATTCTCCTGGTAATGGTGAGTGATTCTCCTGGTAATGGTGAGTGATTCTCCTGGTAATGGTGAGTGATTCTCCTGGTAATGGTGAGTGATTCTCCTGGTAATGGTGAGTATTTCTCCTGGTAATGGTGAGTGATTCTCCTGGTAATGGTGAGTATTTCTCCTGGTAATGGTGAGTGATTCTCTTGGTAATAAATGTCTATATACTCTTATCAGTGTTTGGGAAACCAGTTCATCAATGACCTGACCTCATGTCTGTCCAAAGTCCCCCTTCTGCTCTATTGACAGTGACACACAAAATCTCAAACAGTATCACCACAGATATCCAAGCGGTTGTGTATTTATCAGGTATCATAAATTAGCATATCACACACAACAGAGGGGAACAGAGGGGAACACTTCCTGTATGGCAGGGCTCCGTTTGACAATTACATGATTAATCTACCTGCCATAATCTCCAATGGACTTGTGGTTTGTCACTGCCTTTATCTCTATTGCAAAATATGGGTAACTCGTAGGTCTAAAGTTTAATGACCAGTTTAACCTGTACATGTGTACAGTGCTTCACCCTGAGGTGTGTCTGAGAAATTATTAACTGACTTGAGTTATATCGCTGCTCAGATGATCTTTTACTTGTTTTGTGTacaatcattttttattttattcattatAATGTAACATAGAAGTGGTCCATACCAGCAGTAAAGGGGgagaaacattaaaaaaaaataagagagaatatatatatttgactgATGTGCAATTTCTAGGAATTTGGGAATAATCAAGCCACAATACATGTCCTACTATTGTAGCATTGGAGCGTTTTAATAGCATTTATATTGACAAATTATGTTTGGTAAAAAGAATACCGGACATTTATTGCTTTCTGTTTCTTGTCTCAAATGCAAAAACGAATTCAGAAGACTGGAAGTGGAGCTCAAATCTTTTTCTTCAGGCATCTGGCGCCATCTAGAGGAAAAGAGACATGAATACCAGTAAACGCTAGTACATCTTGTCTTTTAAAACGCTTCACCTGTTCTACTGTATGAGGATGAACATGCCACAAAGAACACAAATGACTCAATGTGTTACGCTTACATAAGGTTGAAGGGGCCAGTAGGTCCAATGAGCATTATGGCTTCACTACAGTTTCGACAGCACTCCCATCAATTCGAGGCACGGCATCATTTACACCAGTCTCTTATTTGAGCAGCTCTTTCAGTACCCGCTGATGTGTGCAAGGGACCTTGTAATAAGCTATTTGGCTGTAGCACAAAGGTTTAAAAGATGCACTcaggtgtgtgggtgggtgggtgggtgggtgggtgagatTGTTTCTATCGGAAAATAAGTAGCTGTGCTGTGAAACATGGACAGAATCGTGCTTGTACCTGAGCTCAGAAGATCCCCTGCTCCTTCCTCAGATCTATGTCTCTCTTCAGCTGACAGGTAGAGCAGACCCTACACCACAAGATGGAACAGAAGTCCCCAAACAAGGAGCCCTGGACACCAAACCGAACAAGACAGTTAGTGCAGCAGAGAAGCAAGGAGAGCCTCAGACATCTGAGCCTGTCCCTCTGGTTAGAATGTTTCATGTGACTGAGGAACAGTTATAGAGCCTGGTATAACTATATTGCTGCAGTATATGAAAGGAACTCGCCTTAATGTTGTATCTGGTACGGTACATGGCGCGCATGGCCATGGTTGGCCCACACAGACAACACTCATCCATATCACTGGCGATAGAACAGCTCAGACAAGGGAAGCACCACCAACCATAACAACCTGAGAGGGAGAAAGTACGGTAGAAGTACATTATACTGTTTCTAACTCTCAGtccaggagagaaggagaaagcaaatgttttttttaagtccATTCTGCTAGCTCAGTCATGGATGAAATGAAGAAAAAATCCTGGACGCACAAAAGATATACAGCCGCTCTTACTTAAATAGGAATTTCTGTCCTCTTACATGTCCCACAGTCACTGAAGACGTCGCAGAGGCCCGTCTGGAAGTCTGATGGATGGTAGCTCCCTGGTTGTCGAGTTATGGCAGCCATGGTCTCTCTATGGAAGATAACATGGCACAGGTCATCGTTAAGTACGACCTAAACAACGGCTCTTAGCTGTTCTGTTCCTTATTGTTCCTAAATGGTTCCTACATTGTGGTACTATTACCGTGTTCTCAGTTCTCTGCACCATGCAAGAGAAGCTACCAGGAGCCTAAGCAAAATGTATGGAGAATTCTCCCATGGAGAATTCATGCATATTTGTCATGAAAACATGATAAAACCTGACTCGTGAAAAATCCTTGTCAAAACAGTTTCTATAGTTATTACTTCACCTACAAACAGGATTTCCAGCCATGTGATAACTTATTGTGAAATAAATCTCACCGGTATGATGTAGTTGAGCTGAATGACAGTACTGTTCAGAAGAAGAGGCGAGAATCCTCGGTGGCGGCAGGTGGAGAACTGAGGGAAGGTACTGGGAAGGAACATAATATATACAGTTTCAGGACAGGTGATTGACATGGCCATATACTTTACAGCCACTAAGAGTAGGGACTAACTACCAATAGAAAACTTTATTACACGAAGATGCACAAACAAGGAAATGAACATTCAGTTTTTCATGTTTAaaaaacattattaaaatgatTTTATTATGTTGGCTTGTCCATAAGGGAGGTGAACCACAATGACTTTGTGAATATGAAGATGAAAATCTCTTGTACATTAATTCCATGGCTCTATACCTCATAACTAAATTCAATttgagacatacagtgccttgcgaaagtattcggcccccttgaactttgcgaccttttgccacatttcaggcttcaaacataaagatataaaactgtatgtttttgtgaagaatcaacaacaagtgggacacaatcaagaagtggaacgacatttattggatatttcaaacttttttaacaaatcaaaaactgaaaaattgggcgtgcaaaattattcagcccctttactttcagtgcagcaaactctctccagaagttcagtgaggatctctgaatgatccaatgttgacctaaatgactaatgatgataaatacaatccacctgtgtgtaatcaagtctccgtataaatgcacctgcactgtgatagtctcagaggtccgttaaaagcgcagagagcatcatgaagaacaaggaacacaccaggcaggtccgagatactgttgtgaagaagtttaaagccggatttggatacaaaaagatttcccaagctttaaacatcccaaggagcactgtgcaagcgataatattgaaatggaaggagtatcagaccactgcaaatctaccaagacctggctgtccctctaaactttcagctcatacaaggagaagactgatcagagatgcagccaagaggcccatgatcactctggatgaactacagagatctacagctgaggtgggagactctgtccataggacaacaatcagtcgtatattgcacaaatctggcctttatggaagagtggcaagaagaaagccatttcttaaagatatccataaaaagtgttggttaaagtttgccacaagccacctgggagacacaccaaacatgtggaagaaggtgctctggtcagatgaaaccaaaattgaactttttggcaacaatgcaaaacgttatgtttggcgtaaaagcaacacagctgaacacaccatccccactgtcaaacatggtggtggcagcatcatggtttgggcctgcttttcttcagcagggacagggaagatggttcaaattgatgggaagatggatggagccaaatacaggaccattctggaagaaaacctgatggagtctgcaaaagacctgagactgggacggagatttgtcttccaacaagacaatgatccaaaacataaagcaaaatctacaatggaatggttcaaaaataaacatatccaggtgttagaatggccaagtcaaagtccagaccataatccaatcgagaatctgtggaaagaactgaaaactggtgttcacaaatgctttccatccaacctcactgagctcgagctgttttgcaaggaggaatgggaaaaaatgtcagtctctcgatgtgcaaaactgatagagacataccccaagcgacttacagctgtaatcgcagcaaaaggtggtgctacaaagtattaacttaagggggctgaataattttgcacgcccaatttttcagtttttgatttgttaaaaaagtttgaaatatccaataaatgtcgttccacttcctgattgtgtcccacttgttgttgattcttcacaaaaaaatacagttttatatctttatgtttgaagcctgaaatgtggcaaaaggttgcaaagttcaagggggccgaatactttcgcaaggcactgtatgtgtggcaCATGTATAGCGCCTATATAGGCATGAGGTCAAGCACCAGTTTAAGGCCTAAAAAGTAAAGGGGGCTTATCTTACAAACTGATAATAATTATACAATAATAATGGATCCCTGTATTCATCTTTCAGTCACAATTATGAGCTGTTAACGCCAAGGTTCAAAGTTTTCCATGAACAGCTACTGCACCCCATGTGATGGTGTCTGTGATAAACATTTGGATCTGGTAGTATTGGTAAGGTTAAATGGTGTTGGGGAAGGTCCTCTTAAAACATAGTTTACCAAGAAATGACTTAACTTCTACTTAAGgtacactaaagctacccttaaaAAAATTTATATCATTTTACTTAAGTAAAGTTACTTTGAacaagtagttcactacatccaaactacttcaTGAAAAAGCCtcatatctaaatctgaaatgtcacagACTACAAAATGCACGACAGATCATTCCGGGGTCAATTGTTAACGGAATGTGTTATTTAGCCAATTAAACACAaaagtgagaattaggcaggtctgatgccGTTTAGGAAAATGATTGCCTACTTCACCCACATTTTATTTTCCTTTAGCAAAAAAGTAgtatgtagttccagtagttagctacacctctGCACGGCAAAAAAAAAGGAATTAACTATTGAAAACGCTACCAAGCTTTGAATTGAGTTCAACTACCACTACTTGAAAATGGAGGTAAgttactagttgaactacatgaCTCCCCAACCCGGGGGTTAAACCAACTTACCATGGTAACATATCTACCATGAGCatagtaatttaaaaaaaaagaataacatatatatatatatatatatatatatatatacacacactctcattacaggtgtgtgtgttagagagagggagcaaaagaggaggaggaagggattcTGTTTGCACACATTTTGCTTGAAAGGGGTTTTACAGGTGTATGCTATGCTACCATCCTCTTGTGTCAACAATGGTGATTCAA harbors:
- the plac8.2 gene encoding placenta associated 8, tandem duplicate 2, which produces MAAITRQPGSYHPSDFQTGLCDVFSDCGTCCYGWWCFPCLSCSIASDMDECCLCGPTMAMRAMYRTRYNIKGSLFGDFCSILWCRVCSTCQLKRDIDLRKEQGIF